The DNA window GACCTGAAATCGCAGACTGGAAGTAATGAAAACGAGTGAGAACGAACTGGTGCGAGTGCAGACTTTGACAGACAGTTTTCCTGTcagtttgcgtatgatacgcgtatgggttgaggccatacgcgtatgggggacacacccagggggctatacgcgtatgatacgcagccttGTCCCAGCACAACACAACTTCTGGTggaacgcgtatggtacgcgtatggaagggaggctatacgcgtatggaagagtgatacgcgtatgggagaatTTTTAGTGCAAAACTGGTCCTGGTGGTACGCGTATGAGGCGCGTATGGGGAAGgggcatacgcgtatgggatagcTATACGCGTATGGTTACGCTAGTGTGCAGAATTTtccatttttgtgattttctccTGATCCTTGAGTGAAATAAATACCTTTCTGAGTTACTTAAAACTGTAAGACTTAGGTAAACATAGAGAGATTGTAAGAGTTATGATTTGGACCTAAAATATTGTGTTAAGTTTGTGTTGACTGTTGTGAATGTaactacaaaataataaaattatagttgcatgttgttgagttggttgatagcctaaatggcaatgagttgaaggctgaggccttgtgttgttgaattgtgttgattggatgtccatattgcatacatatgtcgttgagggcttatgctctgttgttggcctgtattggcattgttgaaggcttatgccttgttattgccTCTAATATAATGGCatctgttgagggcttatgctctgttggtaccacatgcatgtagagtCGATAGTTACATTTTCATTCATCCGACTGCTTGTAAATGTCATGTAATGATGCTGTTGTGTGATTGATGGTGTGAGAATctgtttgtgattgtgtttgtgtgtggtgtagatactactccttaaccatgtgatatttcaccgcatatttattgaatgtaattctcacccctcttctgttgttgtgtctgtgcttcttcgggagtacagataaccaggtaccagagtagtgcttggatttctcgagtgttacctgatcgagtcttaggagtcgctctgatacgtaacacggggatGTTGGGATACGCTGTGTTTTGATTTCCTTTCAGTTAAATGTTAAATTGTTACGTATCTTGATTTTGACATTATAGTTGGACCACCTGTTTAGTGGATATGATTTATTTGTTGAGGCCGTGGTGCCATGAGAACTAATAAGCTGTTTGAATTCCGCTGCAGTATTAAATATTCTATTTTAAtgaagaataataaattaaaatgatgTTTTAGTGAATTGTttagaagatgtgacatcctactcgtattactctgattatttatgtatttataacttatttattttcgatatgggaaagtggggtgttacaattggtatcagagcaggtcggtccgtccgaccaagtaGTTGAGTCGCTAACAAATCGAGTATGGTTAAAACTTGTCATCTAACTATGTTTCTGTTGCAGTGTTTAGTTGAAATGGCTGGGAGAAACGATGCTGCGATTGCTGCTGCTTTGGAGGCTATGGCTCAAGCTCTGGAACATCAACCTAATGCTGGTGAGAATGCTGGGTCTCGCAGTTTGGctactttccagagggagaaccCGCCGGTCTTCAAAGGCAAGCATGACCCTGATGGAGCCTTAGAGtggttgaaagagatcgagaggatctttcGTGTAATGGATTGTACTCAGGCACAGAAAGTTCGCTATGGGACACATATGCTAGCAGtcgaagctgacgactggtggctaGCAACACGTCAGAGACTAGAAGCCACAGGTGAAGAGATCACTTGGGATGTGTTCAGAAGGGAGTTTCTGAGAAAGTATTATCCGGAGAGCGTCCGTGGTAAGAAGGAAATTGAGTTCCATGAACTGAAACAAGGGAACATGTCAGTGACTGACTATGCTGCTAAGTTCACTGAATTGGCCAAATTTTATCCGTACTATGATGGAGAGGGCGCAGAGTTTTCAAAATGTGTTAAGTTTGAAAATGGGCTACGCTCTGAGATCAAGAAGGCTATAGGGTATCAACAAATCCGCGTTTTTCCTAACTTGGTAGACAGCTgcagaatctttgaggaagataaTGCTGCTCACTATAAGATTGTCAGTGATAGAAGAGGCAGGCAGAATCAGCAACGTGGCAAGCCTTATGACACTCCAGCTGGCAAGGGCAAACGAAGAGCTGCTCCGGGCCAGAGAACAAGTGGGGGAGGTGCTCCTGCTCCGATTGTGTGTTTTAAGTGTGGGAAGGCTGGTCATAAGAGTACTTACTGCACTGATGACGTTAAGAAGTGTTTCCGTTGTGGCAAGACTGGTCATATGATGTCTGAATGTAGACATAAAGAAGTGGTTTGTTTTAATTGCGGTGAAGAAGGACACATTGGAAGTCAATGTCAGAAACCCAAGAAGgcacaagctggtggtaaggtgttcgcatTGGCTGGTACTCAGATAAGCACTGAGGACAGACTCATTAGAGGTACTTGCTTCATCAATAGTATGCCTTTAATTACTATCATcgatactggtgctactcattgttttattgctgctGAATGTGTTGAAAGGTTGGGTCTTGTACTATCTTCGATGAATGGCGAGATGGTAGTTGAGGTTCTAGCTAAAGGATCTGTGACTACATCTCTTGTTTGCTTGAAATGTCCGTTGTCTATCTTCGACAGGGACTTTGCTGTTGATTTAGTATGTTTACCGTTAGCCGGGCTAGACGTAATTTTGGGAATGAACTAGTTAGAATATAACTATGCTCACATCAATTGTTATAACAAGACTGTGAGATTTTCAACTGCCGAAGAAGAAGCTGGCTTAGTGTCGTCTAAGCAGGTACGACAATTGCTGAAGGAAGAAGTAGAGATGTTCTCGTTGATGGCAACATTGTCAATCGAGAATCAGAACATCATCGATGAGTTATCGGTGGTAAGagaattccctgaagtttttccCGATGAGATTCCTGATGTGCCGCCAGAAAGAGGAATTGAGTTtacgattgatcttgtacctggtaccagacctgtttctatggcaccgtacaggatgtccgCACCTGAGTTGAcagaattgaagaagcaattagaagacttactggagaagaagtttgtcagaccaagtgtatcgccgtggggagctccggTGCTGTTAGTGAAGaaaaaggatggaagcatgagactTTGCGTAGATTATcgacagctgaataaagtaacCATTAAGAACAAATACCCGCTACCGAGAatagatgatttgatggaccaattGGTGGGTGCGAGTGTTTTTAGCAAGATCGatctgaggtcgggttaccatcagattaaggtCAAAGATGAAGATGTACAGAAGACAGCGTTCAGAACAAgatatggacattatgaatattcagtgatgccatttggtgttacgaACGCGCCAGGAgtatttatggaatatatgaaccgtATCTTCCATGAGTATTTAGATCAGTTCGTCGTGGTGTTTATAGACGACATCTTGATATATTCTAAATCAGAGCCAGAGCATTCAGATCATTTGAGGACGGTATTGCAAGTGTTGAAAGAAAGGAAGTTGTATGCgaagttgtccaagtgtgaattttggttgaaagaagtcagttttctgggacatgtcATATCTGGTGGTGGCATTGCTGTAGACCCATCTAAGGTAGATGCTGTGTTACAATGGGAGACTCCAAAGTCAGCTACCGAGATCAGAAGTTTCTTGGGCTTGGCCGGTTACTACAGacggtttattgaaggattttctaagttggcacttccATTAACTAAGTGGACGTGTAAGGGTAAAGTGTTCATATGGGATGCACAATGTGAAGAAAGTTTTGTggaattgaagaagagattgacgacAGCCCCGGTTTTGACATTACCAAACCCAGGAGAACCTTTCGTAGTTTATTGCGATGCTtctttgatgggtttaggtggtgtacttaTGCAGAATGGTAAGGTAAttgcttatgcatcgagacaactGAGATTCATGAAAGGAACTACcctacacatgatttggaactCGCTGCTGTGGTTTTCGTACTAAAAATTTGGAGACATCATctctatggttctagatttgaagtctatagtgaccataagagtttgaaatacctGTTTGACCAGAAGGAGCTGAACATGAGACATCGAAGATGGTTAGAActgctgaaagattatgatttcgggtTGAATTATCACCCCGGTAAGGCGAATGTTGTGGCTGATGCCTTAAGCCGGAAGACCTTGCACATGTCCGCTATGATGGTTAAATAATTGGAGTTGATCGAACAATTCCGAGATATGAGCTTGATTTGTGAAGTGACACCGcagagtgttaagttgggaatgctcaAAATTGACAATGACTTTTTGAACAGTATCAAAGAGGCTCAGAAATTGGATGTGAAAATGGTGGACATTATAGTTGGTTGTGGCAAATCCGAGAAGAGTGATTTTAAGGTGGACGCACAAGGAGTGTTGAGATTGCGGAATCGAATCTATATCCCTGATGACAACGATATAAAAAGGATGATTTTAGAAGAAGGTCATCGGAGTAACTTAAGTATTCACCCtggagctactaaaatgtatcaagacttgaagaagaTATTTTGGTGGCCGAGGATGAAAGAAGATGTGGCACGGTTTGtatatgcttgtttaacttgtcaaAAATCGAAGATTGAACACCAGAAGCCTgcagggttgatgcaaccgttagaaattccagaatggaagtgggatagcatttcgatggaTTTTGTAACAGGGTTGCCTAATACTGCAAGTGGACACGATTCAatatgggtgattgttgataggcttaccaAATCAGcccatttcatacctattaacatcacgtaTCCGGTGGCAAAGTTAGCTGAGATCTATGTCcgagtgattgtgaagttgcatggtattCCCTTGtgcattgtgtcggatagagatccgagattcacttctgatttttggaagagcttgcaagaaagtttgggttctaagttgaggttgagttcggcgtatcatcctcagacggatggtcaaactgagaggactattcagtctcTAGAGGATCTGTTGAGAGCGTGTGTTCTCGAACAAGGAGGCTCGTGGAGCGCTCATCTTCcattgatcgagtttacttataataacagtcatcattctagtatcgggatggcaccttttgaagcgttgtatggtcggaggtgtagaactccGCTATGTTGGCACGAATCTGGCGAAGGCGTAGTACTTGGACCGGAAATTGTACGAGAAACCACAGAGAAGGTAAAAATGATTCGGGAAAAGATGAAGGCTTCACAGAGTAGACAGAAAAGTTATCATGATAAGCGAAGGAAGGAGTTAGAATTTGAATCAGGTGACCATGTGTTTCTAAGAGTCACGCCTGTGACTGGTGTTGGTCGTGCCCTGAAGTCAAAGAAGCTGACTCCACGATTTATCGGCCCTTATCAGATTTCAGAGAAAGTGGGTACTGTCGCTTATAGGGTGGCGTTACCGCCTAACCTGTCGAAtctgcacgatgtgtttcatgtgtcacagCTTCGGAAGTATGTTCCGGACCCATCTCACGTGATTCATATGGATGACGTGCAAGTGAGAGAGAATCTTACAGTAGAGACGATGCCGATTCGGATCACGGATCGTGAGATAAAGTCCCTTAGAGGTAAAGATATCCCGTTGGTGAAAGTAGTCTGGACGGGGACTACCGGAGAAAGCATGACGTGGGaaatggagagcaagatgcgggaCTCCTATCCCGAGTTGTTTGAACGAGgtaagattttcgaggacgaaaatatcgtaagtgggggagagttgtaacgccccgattttcgatatttattttattatgtagttATTTGGTGTGTTTGGTGCTTAAactgatattttaattattattatattagtttaataattatttaGTAAGTAGTAAATTGATTAATTAGTTATTTGGGTCAAGTAGTGGTTAGTAATTGGGAGGGTGTGTAGTAAGCCCAGTAGCAAATTAAGGATTAATGAaggattaataaaaataaagaaattagaAGGAATAGTTTTTGGCAAAAATATTGTGAAGAACGTAGAAAcagagaaagaggctagggcaagagagaaaggagacttccaccattgttgaaggatcaaagctcaatcctaaggtaaggggggagaatgggttctctaaatggtgattacaacatgagagggtagtgagggtgTCTTTCCCTCTTTAGGTTTCATAATTTGTATGTCTAAttccttctttgatgtgtgaattgattTGCTTTGTGTGATGTTCTTCATGACTGATGCGTATTGTATGATTGTGGACGAAATTCTGTTTTGGATTGATGAATCATGATGTGGTATTGGGTGTTGGTTGAGTTGTTGC is part of the Vicia villosa cultivar HV-30 ecotype Madison, WI linkage group LG2, Vvil1.0, whole genome shotgun sequence genome and encodes:
- the LOC131649513 gene encoding uncharacterized protein LOC131649513, with protein sequence MAGRNDAAIAAALEAMAQALEHQPNAGENAGSRSLATFQRENPPVFKGKHDPDGALEWLKEIERIFRVMDCTQAQKVRYGTHMLAVEADDWWLATRQRLEATGEEITWDVFRREFLRKYYPESVRGKKEIEFHELKQGNMSVTDYAAKFTELAKFYPYYDGEGAEFSKCVKFENGLRSEIKKAIGYQQIRVFPNLVDSCRIFEEDNAAHYKIVSDRRGRQNQQRGKPYDTPAGKGKRRAAPGQRTSGGGAPAPIVCFKCGKAGHKSTYCTDDVKKCFRCGKTGHMMSECRHKEVVCFNCGEEGHIGSQCQKPKKAQAGGKVFALAGTQISTEDRLIRGTCFINSMPLITIIDTGATHCFIAAECVERLGLVLSSMNGEMVVEVLAKGSVTTSLVCLKCPLSIFDRDFAVDLVCLPLAGLDVILGMN